A single window of Solea solea chromosome 9, fSolSol10.1, whole genome shotgun sequence DNA harbors:
- the prg4b gene encoding proteoglycan 4b isoform X3 yields the protein MSPTVLCASFFLACALTLSSAQTSCRGRCGAEYYRGYMCQCDYTCLPYGECCKDYESQCTTRNSCKGRCGETFRRGRLCNCDIDCVKYKQCCPDYKSHCDAEDVIGQSLPNDDFSNSGLEEANPLPDSTSGFGLSTAEPLVQETTDPTPEPNTLEFSPETGTGFTQTETAPTQADDSTSTAQSTAPPDVSDPLISTSAGTTSPESTTAADHITSQPPVTSSAQTQVSPTTASSPETNVPTTAQPQDDFVAETQKTNPNEASSDTPVVTTPPINTSPSTGATQDNTEQDTSLSTSSTQDLTSNPDATTSNPSTGATPDNTEQDTSPVTSIPASSTQDLTSNPDATTSNPEHHVTENISEDTTASALSVLADTEDPSSSVSPEEPVSDLDALTTRVPSSSATAQHDTTDVSDVTPHVSTDDPLNVTPDHTEPQASDKTTSKPQTKPDPYKPPPTKPTEVKPENKPLVTAHTLNIDDSRGYQADDSNDTNLCSGRPVGAATTLRNGTVVVFRGHYFWFLNRNREPGPARAITQVWGVPSPIDTAFTRCNCQGKTYIFKGSRYWRFENDVLDPDYPKVIETGFDGLRGHVTAALSVPEHKKRRESVYFFKRGGLVQKYSYQFGTSPTCGRKVQYAVYTVRNRMARQAVSLLGAPINIRTSWRGFPTTVTAAVSVPSTTEQDGYKYYVFSRSKSYNVRMEGERPVIAAPKVNTSPQSNSLFKCPKKV from the exons ATGTCTCCCACTGTACTTTGTGCTAGCTTTTTCTTGGCATGTGCCTtgacattgagttctgctcaaa CGAGCTGCAGAGGCCGATGTGGTGCCGAGTACTACAGAGGTTACATGTGCCAGTGTGATTACACCTGCCTGCCATATGGAGAATGCTGCAAAGACTACGAGTCCCAGTGCACCACAA GAAACTCGTGTAAAGGTCGTTGTGGAGAGACCTTCAGGAGAGGTCGGCTGTGTAACTGCGACATCGATTGCGTCAAATACAAACAGTGTTGCCCAGATTACAAGTCCCACTGTGATGCCGAGG ACGTGATCGGCCAGAGTCTTCCAAATGACGACTTCTCCAACAGTGGACTGGAGGAGGCGAATCCGTTGCCTGACAGCACCAGTGGGTTTGGATTATCCACCGCTGAGCCGCTGGTTCAAGAGACCACTGATCCAACACCGGAACCAAACACTCTGGAGTTCAGTCCAGAGACAGGGACTGGTTTTACTCAGACAGAGACAGCACCAACGCAGGCTGATGACAGCACCTCCACCGCTCAGAGCACAG CACCTCCAGATGTCAGTGATCCTCTCATCTCAACCAGCGCAGGAACAACCTCTCCTGAGTCCACAACAGCAGCTGACCACATCACTTCCCAGCCTCCTGTGACCTCCTCTGCCCAAACACAGGTTTCTCCTACTACAGCCAGCAGTCCAGAGACAAATGTGCCGACAACAGCACAACCCCAGGATGACTTTGTTGCTGAGACGCAGAAGACAAACCCAAATGAAGCCTCCTCTGATACACCAGTTGTTACAACACCACCCATCAACACGTCACCATCTACAGGAGCCACGCAAGACAACACTGAGCAGGACACCAGCCTCTCTACCTCGTCAACGCAGGACTTGACATCCAACCCGGATGCAACCACCTCAAACCCATCTACAGGAGCCACACCAGACAACACTGAGCAGGATACGTCTCCGGTTACCAGCATCCCTGCCTCGTCAACGCAGGACTTGACATCCAACCCGGATGCAACCACCTCAAACCCTGAACATCATGTCACTGAGAACATCTCAGAAGACACCACAGCAAGCGCTCTCTCTGTTCTGGCCGACACTGAAGATCCCTCCTCCAGTGTTTCTCCAGAGGAGCCAGTTTCAGACCTCGATGCCCTGACGACTCGTGTTCCCTCCTCTTCAGCCACAGCACAGCATGATACTACAGACGTTTCAGACGTTACACCACACGTGTCCACCGATGACCCACTGAACGTCACACCAGACCACACCGAGCCACAAGCATCTGACAAAACCACTTCAAAACCACAGACCAAACCTGACCCGTACAAACCGCCTCCAACTAAACCAACTGAGGTTAAACCAGAGAATAAGCCCCTGGTCACTGCACACACTCTAAATATAGATGATTCAAGAGGCTACCAAGCAG ATGACAGTAACGACACAAACCTGTGCAGTGGGCGGCCGGTCGGTGCAGCTACCACACTGAGGAACGGTACAGTGGTGGTTTTCAGAG GGCACTACTTCTGgttcctgaacagaaacaggGAGCCAGGTCCGGCCAGAGCTATCACACAAGTATGGGGTGTCCCCTCCCCTATTGACACCGCCTTCACCCGCTGCAACTGCCAGggcaaaacatacattttcaag GGATCCCGGTACTGGAGGTTTGAAAACGATGTTTTGGACCCTGATTATCCTAAAGTCATTGAAACAGGCTTCGATGGGCTTCGGGGTCACGTGACAGCAGCTCTGTCTGTGCCTGAGcacaagaagaggagagagtcGGTCTATTTCTTCAAGCGAG GTGGACTTGTCCAGAAGTACTCATACCAGTTTGGCACCAGTCCGACATGTGGCAGAAAAGTCCAGTACGCAGTTTACACTGTGCGCAATCGAATGGCTCGACAAGCAG TGTCTCTTTTAGGCGCACCCATCAACATCAGGACTTCATGGAGAGGCTTTCCTACCACTGTCACAGCTGCTGTGTCTGTTCCCAGTACCACAGAACAAGATGGATACAAGTACTACGTCTTCTCAAGAT CCAAGTCCTACAACGTCAGGATGGAAGGGGAACGTCCCGTCATTGCTGCTCCTAAAGTCAACACGTCACCTCAGAGCAACAGCTTGTTCAAATGTCCAAAGAaagtttga
- the prg4b gene encoding proteoglycan 4b isoform X1 produces the protein MSPTVLCASFFLACALTLSSAQTSCRGRCGAEYYRGYMCQCDYTCLPYGECCKDYESQCTTRNSCKGRCGETFRRGRLCNCDIDCVKYKQCCPDYKSHCDAEEEISGAASATTPVKTGSCDNVNNNKPKESNLSEAEEQPFAVSEGSDTDVIGQSLPNDDFSNSGLEEANPLPDSTSGFGLSTAEPLVQETTDPTPEPNTLEFSPETGTGFTQTETAPTQADDSTSTAQSTAPPDVSDPLISTSAGTTSPESTTAADHITSQPPVTSSAQTQVSPTTASSPETNVPTTAQPQDDFVAETQKTNPNEASSDTPVVTTPPINTSPSTGATQDNTEQDTSLSTSSTQDLTSNPDATTSNPSTGATPDNTEQDTSPVTSIPASSTQDLTSNPDATTSNPEHHVTENISEDTTASALSVLADTEDPSSSVSPEEPVSDLDALTTRVPSSSATAQHDTTDVSDVTPHVSTDDPLNVTPDHTEPQASDKTTSKPQTKPDPYKPPPTKPTEVKPENKPLVTAHTLNIDDSRGYQADDSNDTNLCSGRPVGAATTLRNGTVVVFRGHYFWFLNRNREPGPARAITQVWGVPSPIDTAFTRCNCQGKTYIFKGSRYWRFENDVLDPDYPKVIETGFDGLRGHVTAALSVPEHKKRRESVYFFKRGGLVQKYSYQFGTSPTCGRKVQYAVYTVRNRMARQAVSLLGAPINIRTSWRGFPTTVTAAVSVPSTTEQDGYKYYVFSRSKSYNVRMEGERPVIAAPKVNTSPQSNSLFKCPKKV, from the exons ATGTCTCCCACTGTACTTTGTGCTAGCTTTTTCTTGGCATGTGCCTtgacattgagttctgctcaaa CGAGCTGCAGAGGCCGATGTGGTGCCGAGTACTACAGAGGTTACATGTGCCAGTGTGATTACACCTGCCTGCCATATGGAGAATGCTGCAAAGACTACGAGTCCCAGTGCACCACAA GAAACTCGTGTAAAGGTCGTTGTGGAGAGACCTTCAGGAGAGGTCGGCTGTGTAACTGCGACATCGATTGCGTCAAATACAAACAGTGTTGCCCAGATTACAAGTCCCACTGTGATGCCGAGG AAGAAATCAGTGGAGCAGCCAGTGCAACAACACCAGTGAAGACTGGTTCATGTGATaatgtaaacaataacaaacccaaag AGTCAAATCTGAGTGAAGCTGAAGAGCAGCCTTTTGCAGTCAGCGAGGGAAGCGATACAG ACGTGATCGGCCAGAGTCTTCCAAATGACGACTTCTCCAACAGTGGACTGGAGGAGGCGAATCCGTTGCCTGACAGCACCAGTGGGTTTGGATTATCCACCGCTGAGCCGCTGGTTCAAGAGACCACTGATCCAACACCGGAACCAAACACTCTGGAGTTCAGTCCAGAGACAGGGACTGGTTTTACTCAGACAGAGACAGCACCAACGCAGGCTGATGACAGCACCTCCACCGCTCAGAGCACAG CACCTCCAGATGTCAGTGATCCTCTCATCTCAACCAGCGCAGGAACAACCTCTCCTGAGTCCACAACAGCAGCTGACCACATCACTTCCCAGCCTCCTGTGACCTCCTCTGCCCAAACACAGGTTTCTCCTACTACAGCCAGCAGTCCAGAGACAAATGTGCCGACAACAGCACAACCCCAGGATGACTTTGTTGCTGAGACGCAGAAGACAAACCCAAATGAAGCCTCCTCTGATACACCAGTTGTTACAACACCACCCATCAACACGTCACCATCTACAGGAGCCACGCAAGACAACACTGAGCAGGACACCAGCCTCTCTACCTCGTCAACGCAGGACTTGACATCCAACCCGGATGCAACCACCTCAAACCCATCTACAGGAGCCACACCAGACAACACTGAGCAGGATACGTCTCCGGTTACCAGCATCCCTGCCTCGTCAACGCAGGACTTGACATCCAACCCGGATGCAACCACCTCAAACCCTGAACATCATGTCACTGAGAACATCTCAGAAGACACCACAGCAAGCGCTCTCTCTGTTCTGGCCGACACTGAAGATCCCTCCTCCAGTGTTTCTCCAGAGGAGCCAGTTTCAGACCTCGATGCCCTGACGACTCGTGTTCCCTCCTCTTCAGCCACAGCACAGCATGATACTACAGACGTTTCAGACGTTACACCACACGTGTCCACCGATGACCCACTGAACGTCACACCAGACCACACCGAGCCACAAGCATCTGACAAAACCACTTCAAAACCACAGACCAAACCTGACCCGTACAAACCGCCTCCAACTAAACCAACTGAGGTTAAACCAGAGAATAAGCCCCTGGTCACTGCACACACTCTAAATATAGATGATTCAAGAGGCTACCAAGCAG ATGACAGTAACGACACAAACCTGTGCAGTGGGCGGCCGGTCGGTGCAGCTACCACACTGAGGAACGGTACAGTGGTGGTTTTCAGAG GGCACTACTTCTGgttcctgaacagaaacaggGAGCCAGGTCCGGCCAGAGCTATCACACAAGTATGGGGTGTCCCCTCCCCTATTGACACCGCCTTCACCCGCTGCAACTGCCAGggcaaaacatacattttcaag GGATCCCGGTACTGGAGGTTTGAAAACGATGTTTTGGACCCTGATTATCCTAAAGTCATTGAAACAGGCTTCGATGGGCTTCGGGGTCACGTGACAGCAGCTCTGTCTGTGCCTGAGcacaagaagaggagagagtcGGTCTATTTCTTCAAGCGAG GTGGACTTGTCCAGAAGTACTCATACCAGTTTGGCACCAGTCCGACATGTGGCAGAAAAGTCCAGTACGCAGTTTACACTGTGCGCAATCGAATGGCTCGACAAGCAG TGTCTCTTTTAGGCGCACCCATCAACATCAGGACTTCATGGAGAGGCTTTCCTACCACTGTCACAGCTGCTGTGTCTGTTCCCAGTACCACAGAACAAGATGGATACAAGTACTACGTCTTCTCAAGAT CCAAGTCCTACAACGTCAGGATGGAAGGGGAACGTCCCGTCATTGCTGCTCCTAAAGTCAACACGTCACCTCAGAGCAACAGCTTGTTCAAATGTCCAAAGAaagtttga
- the prg4b gene encoding proteoglycan 4b isoform X2, whose amino-acid sequence MSPTVLCASFFLACALTLSSAQTSCRGRCGAEYYRGYMCQCDYTCLPYGECCKDYESQCTTRNSCKGRCGETFRRGRLCNCDIDCVKYKQCCPDYKSHCDAEESNLSEAEEQPFAVSEGSDTDVIGQSLPNDDFSNSGLEEANPLPDSTSGFGLSTAEPLVQETTDPTPEPNTLEFSPETGTGFTQTETAPTQADDSTSTAQSTAPPDVSDPLISTSAGTTSPESTTAADHITSQPPVTSSAQTQVSPTTASSPETNVPTTAQPQDDFVAETQKTNPNEASSDTPVVTTPPINTSPSTGATQDNTEQDTSLSTSSTQDLTSNPDATTSNPSTGATPDNTEQDTSPVTSIPASSTQDLTSNPDATTSNPEHHVTENISEDTTASALSVLADTEDPSSSVSPEEPVSDLDALTTRVPSSSATAQHDTTDVSDVTPHVSTDDPLNVTPDHTEPQASDKTTSKPQTKPDPYKPPPTKPTEVKPENKPLVTAHTLNIDDSRGYQADDSNDTNLCSGRPVGAATTLRNGTVVVFRGHYFWFLNRNREPGPARAITQVWGVPSPIDTAFTRCNCQGKTYIFKGSRYWRFENDVLDPDYPKVIETGFDGLRGHVTAALSVPEHKKRRESVYFFKRGGLVQKYSYQFGTSPTCGRKVQYAVYTVRNRMARQAVSLLGAPINIRTSWRGFPTTVTAAVSVPSTTEQDGYKYYVFSRSKSYNVRMEGERPVIAAPKVNTSPQSNSLFKCPKKV is encoded by the exons ATGTCTCCCACTGTACTTTGTGCTAGCTTTTTCTTGGCATGTGCCTtgacattgagttctgctcaaa CGAGCTGCAGAGGCCGATGTGGTGCCGAGTACTACAGAGGTTACATGTGCCAGTGTGATTACACCTGCCTGCCATATGGAGAATGCTGCAAAGACTACGAGTCCCAGTGCACCACAA GAAACTCGTGTAAAGGTCGTTGTGGAGAGACCTTCAGGAGAGGTCGGCTGTGTAACTGCGACATCGATTGCGTCAAATACAAACAGTGTTGCCCAGATTACAAGTCCCACTGTGATGCCGAGG AGTCAAATCTGAGTGAAGCTGAAGAGCAGCCTTTTGCAGTCAGCGAGGGAAGCGATACAG ACGTGATCGGCCAGAGTCTTCCAAATGACGACTTCTCCAACAGTGGACTGGAGGAGGCGAATCCGTTGCCTGACAGCACCAGTGGGTTTGGATTATCCACCGCTGAGCCGCTGGTTCAAGAGACCACTGATCCAACACCGGAACCAAACACTCTGGAGTTCAGTCCAGAGACAGGGACTGGTTTTACTCAGACAGAGACAGCACCAACGCAGGCTGATGACAGCACCTCCACCGCTCAGAGCACAG CACCTCCAGATGTCAGTGATCCTCTCATCTCAACCAGCGCAGGAACAACCTCTCCTGAGTCCACAACAGCAGCTGACCACATCACTTCCCAGCCTCCTGTGACCTCCTCTGCCCAAACACAGGTTTCTCCTACTACAGCCAGCAGTCCAGAGACAAATGTGCCGACAACAGCACAACCCCAGGATGACTTTGTTGCTGAGACGCAGAAGACAAACCCAAATGAAGCCTCCTCTGATACACCAGTTGTTACAACACCACCCATCAACACGTCACCATCTACAGGAGCCACGCAAGACAACACTGAGCAGGACACCAGCCTCTCTACCTCGTCAACGCAGGACTTGACATCCAACCCGGATGCAACCACCTCAAACCCATCTACAGGAGCCACACCAGACAACACTGAGCAGGATACGTCTCCGGTTACCAGCATCCCTGCCTCGTCAACGCAGGACTTGACATCCAACCCGGATGCAACCACCTCAAACCCTGAACATCATGTCACTGAGAACATCTCAGAAGACACCACAGCAAGCGCTCTCTCTGTTCTGGCCGACACTGAAGATCCCTCCTCCAGTGTTTCTCCAGAGGAGCCAGTTTCAGACCTCGATGCCCTGACGACTCGTGTTCCCTCCTCTTCAGCCACAGCACAGCATGATACTACAGACGTTTCAGACGTTACACCACACGTGTCCACCGATGACCCACTGAACGTCACACCAGACCACACCGAGCCACAAGCATCTGACAAAACCACTTCAAAACCACAGACCAAACCTGACCCGTACAAACCGCCTCCAACTAAACCAACTGAGGTTAAACCAGAGAATAAGCCCCTGGTCACTGCACACACTCTAAATATAGATGATTCAAGAGGCTACCAAGCAG ATGACAGTAACGACACAAACCTGTGCAGTGGGCGGCCGGTCGGTGCAGCTACCACACTGAGGAACGGTACAGTGGTGGTTTTCAGAG GGCACTACTTCTGgttcctgaacagaaacaggGAGCCAGGTCCGGCCAGAGCTATCACACAAGTATGGGGTGTCCCCTCCCCTATTGACACCGCCTTCACCCGCTGCAACTGCCAGggcaaaacatacattttcaag GGATCCCGGTACTGGAGGTTTGAAAACGATGTTTTGGACCCTGATTATCCTAAAGTCATTGAAACAGGCTTCGATGGGCTTCGGGGTCACGTGACAGCAGCTCTGTCTGTGCCTGAGcacaagaagaggagagagtcGGTCTATTTCTTCAAGCGAG GTGGACTTGTCCAGAAGTACTCATACCAGTTTGGCACCAGTCCGACATGTGGCAGAAAAGTCCAGTACGCAGTTTACACTGTGCGCAATCGAATGGCTCGACAAGCAG TGTCTCTTTTAGGCGCACCCATCAACATCAGGACTTCATGGAGAGGCTTTCCTACCACTGTCACAGCTGCTGTGTCTGTTCCCAGTACCACAGAACAAGATGGATACAAGTACTACGTCTTCTCAAGAT CCAAGTCCTACAACGTCAGGATGGAAGGGGAACGTCCCGTCATTGCTGCTCCTAAAGTCAACACGTCACCTCAGAGCAACAGCTTGTTCAAATGTCCAAAGAaagtttga